A stretch of the Alnus glutinosa chromosome 6, dhAlnGlut1.1, whole genome shotgun sequence genome encodes the following:
- the LOC133871975 gene encoding probable inorganic phosphate transporter 1-9, producing MALKVLSALDTATTQLYHFKAIVIAGMGLFTDAYDLFCIPLIMALIARVYYGNIEKEHDSVKYYYKAVPPIVTSIMLVIALLGTAIGQLVFGWLGDRLGRRRVYGTALMIMVLSSIGCGFSICTTRNCVLISLGLFRFFLGLGIGGDYPLSATIMSEFANKRTRGTLLAAVFTMQGFGILSASTVTMVVCKIFDATSDISTTDPTPQKADIAWRLILMLGAIPAALTFYWRMMMPETARYTALVEQNVVQAAKDMEKVLEISMSQIAEENPLPLSEPPYPLFSKQFFRHHGRDLFACSCSWFLVDIVFYSINLFQPQIYGNLPYTDKNAYQEAFELAKLQAIITACSTIPGYWFTVYFIDRVGRVRIQTMGFLFMAAVSLAIGIPYKLHWQDHHTGAGFKVLYGLIFFFSNFGPNTTTFIVPAELFPARFRSTCHGISGAAGKIISGVGAIIGSVGFSLALHTHEKENGDPNPIGMTVTWVILAGVCVLGAVVTFLLTPETMGRSLEENENDHDEPKELCLRRRLTATTSVRSLDPSPN from the exons ATGGCGTTGAAAGTTCTTTCAGCCCTTGACACTGCAACAACTCAGTTATACCACTTCAAGGCCATCGTCATAGCCGGTATGGGCCTCTTCACCGATGCCTACGACCTCTTCTGTATTCCTCTGATCATGGCACTCATCGCACGTGTATACTATGGAAACATTGAAAAGGAACACGACTCCGTGAAGTACTACTACAAGGCCGTCCCACCCATCGTCACTTCAATTATGCTGGTAATCGCTCTTTTGGGCACTGCCATCGGTCAACTCGTGTTCGGTTGGCTTGGCGACCGACTTGGAAGGCGCCGCGTGTACGGGACCGCATTGATGATCATGGTGCTCAGCTCCATAGGATGTGGGTTTTCAATATGTACAACGAGGAACTGTGTTTTGATCAGTCTCGGGTTGTTCAGATTCTTTTTGGGACTGGGGATTGGTGGAGACTATCCCTTGTCGGCTACCATCATGTCGGAGTTTGCTAACAAGAGGACACGTGGAACACTCCTGGCCGCAGTTTTCACCATGCAGGGCTTTGGGATTTTGTCTGCTTCCACGGTCACGATGGTGGTATGCAAGATATTTGATGCTACATCGGACATATCGACGACAGATCCGACGCCCCAAAAGGCTGATATTGCATGGAGGTTGATATTGATGTTGGGGGCAATTCCAGC TGCGTTAACGTTCTATTGGCGTATGATGATGCCGGAAACTGCAAG ATATACAGCTTTGGTGGAGCAAAATGTGGTCCAAGCGGCTAAGGACATGGAGAAAGTGTTGGAAATTTCAATGAGTCAGATTGCGGAAGAGAACCCACTGCCACTAAGTGAACCACCCTATCCCCTCTTCTCCAAGCAATTCTTTCGTCACCATGGTCGTGATTTGTTCGCTTGTTCCTGCTCATGGTTTCTTGTCGACATTGTCTTTTACAGCATCAATCTCTTCCAACCTCAGATATACGGAAATCTACCGTATACAGACAAAAATGCCTATCAAGAAGCTTTTGAACTAGCAAAACTCCAAGCAATTATCACAGCCTGCTCCACAATTCCAGGCTACTGGTTCACCGTCTATTTCATTGATCGTGTTGGTAGAGTCAGAATCCAAACAATGGGTTTTCTCTTCATGGCAGCGGTTTCTTTGGCAATTGGGATACCCTATAAGCTACATTGGCAAGATCATCACACAGGTGCTGGTTTCAAGGTCCTCTATGgccttatctttttcttctcaaatttcGGACCAAACACCACCACCTTTATAGTGCCCGCGGAGCTTTTTCCAGCAAGATTTAGATCAACTTGTCATGGCATTTCTGGGGCTGCTGGCAAGATCATTTCTGGG GTGGGGGCAATTATTGGTTCCGTTGGATTTTCCTTGGCTTTACATACTCATGAAAAGGAGAATGGTGATCCCAACCCAATTGGAATGACTGTCACATGGGTAATACTTGCCGGAGTTTGTGTTTTGGGAGCGGTGGTGACATTTTTGCTCACGCCTGAAACTATGGGAAGATCATTAGAGGAGAATGAGAATGATCATGATGAACCCAAAGAGCTGTGTTTGCGCAGAAGACTTACAGCTACTACTAGTGTGCGGTCACTCGATCCGTCGCCCAATTAA
- the LOC133871276 gene encoding probable inorganic phosphate transporter 1-9 translates to MALKVLSALDTARTQLYHFKAIIVAGMGLFTDAYDLFCIPPILRLIGRVYYENESEDEEYKIPPGVVSTMVAMSLLGTVIGQLVFGRLGDLVGRRRVYGLALMTMVLSSIGCGLSVCTTRSCVLVSLGFFRFLLGIGIGGDYPLSATIMSEFANKKTRGTFIAAVFTMQGFGILAASAVTMVVCAVFERASGNAVSKDPTPREADIAWRLILMLGAVPAGLTYYWRMMMPETARYTALVEQNYLQAAKDMEKVLEVSISQIEEDSPPPQNPPSYPLLSKQFVRRHGRDLFSCAASWFLVDIVFYSNNLFQSQIYKRYVPGSDKVNAYQDAFNVAKLQAIVAICSTIPGYWFTVYFIDRIGRVKIQLMGFFLMAVVYLAIGIPYNMYWGENTNVGFMMLYGLIFFFSNFGPNATTFIVPAELFPARFRSTCHGISGAAGKVGAIIGSIGFLWASHNRKEDGYPKAIGMPASLVILSGVCIAGMVVTKFFTRETMGRSLEENETDEERTY, encoded by the exons ATGGCGCTGAAAGTGCTTTCAGCGCTTGACACTGCAAGAACTCAGTTATACCACTTCAAGGCCATCATCGTAGCCGGCATGGGCCTCTTCACCGATGCCTACGACCTCTTCTGTATCCCTCCGATCTTGAGGCTGATTGGACGGGTGTACTACGAGAACGAGTCCGAGGACGAAGAGTACAAGATTCCGCCGGGCGTTGTGTCGACAATGGTGGCTATGTCTCTTTTGGGGACCGTGATTGGTCAACTCGTGTTTGGTAGGCTCGGTGACCTTGTCGGAAGGCGCCGCGTGTACGGGCTCGCATTGATGACCATGGTGCTCAGCTCCATAGGATGTGGGCTTTCGGTATGTACGACGAGGAGCTGCGTTCTGGTGAGTCTCGGGTTTTTCAGGTTCTTGTTGGGGATTGGGATTGGTGGAGACTACCCGTTATCGGCTACGATCATGTCGGAGTTCGCTAACAAGAAGACACGTGGAACGTTCATAGCTGCAGTTTTCACGATGCAGGGGTTTGGGATTTTGGCTGCTTCCGCGGTCACGATGGTGGTGTGTGCCGTATTTGAGCGTGCATCAGGCAATGCTGTTTCGAAAGATCCGACGCCCAGAGAAGCTGATATCGCATGGAGACTGATACTAATGCTGGGTGCTGTCCCAGCTGGGTTGACATATTACTGGCGGATGATGATGCCTGAAACTGCCAG ATATACAGCTTTGGTTGAGCAAAATTATCTCCAGGCAGCTAAGGACATGGAGAAAGTGTTGGAAGTTTCGATAAGTCAGATAGAAGAAGACAGCCCACCGCCACAAAATCCACCATCTTATCCCCTCCTCTCAAAGCAGTTCGTTCGTCGCCATGGGCGTGATCTATTCTCTTGCGCCGCCTCATGGTTCCTTGTTGACATTGTCTTTTACAGCAACAATCTCTTCCAGTCTCAGATATACAAACGTTATGTCCCAGGGAGTGATAAAGTGAATGCCTATCAAGATGCTTTCAATGTAGCAAAACTCCAAGCGATTGTAGCAATCTGTTCCACAATTCCAGGCTACTGGTTCACTGTCTATTTCATCGATCGCATTGGAAGAGTCAAAATCCAACTAATGGGTTTTTTCTTGATGGCAGTTGTTTATTTAGCGATTGGGATACCCTACAACATGTACTGGGGAGAAAACACAAATGTAGGTTTCATGATGCTCTACGggctcatctttttcttctccaattTCGGGCCAAACGCTACCACTTTCATCGTGCCGGCGGAACTCTTTCCTGCTAGATTTAGATCAACATGTCACGGCATTTCTGGTGCTGCTGGGAAGGTGGGGGCAATTATTGGGTCTATTGGGTTTCTGTGGGCTTCGCATAACCGGAAAGAGGATGGTTACCCCAAAGCAATAGGAATGCCTGCCTCTTTGGTGATTCTGAGCGGAGTTTGTATTGCCGGAATGGTGGTAACGAAGTTTTTCACACGAGAAACGATGGGGAGATCATTAGAGGAGAATGAGACTGATGAAGAGCGTACATACTGA